A genomic region of Caloenas nicobarica isolate bCalNic1 chromosome 9, bCalNic1.hap1, whole genome shotgun sequence contains the following coding sequences:
- the ZFPM1 gene encoding zinc finger protein ZFPM1 → MSRRKQSNPRQIKRSLAAMEDGEDGPVGEKSPSEREGSASDRESSAERDASSPPGSEESRDAPESPKEPEKPDPGENSQEPDAWNGPDELDLAAQDGERRVRSRRSLPEGFSWGPFQGSIHSELASPGHGDTSPPVTLVLEDESCWLSRLPLVPAEPDANAVIYRKDEALWCRTTRALREDEPVCAFVVAEPPAVANHHVVTAEPSDSPYPAALRSDIQLLPQQAGMAAILATAVVNKDVFPCKDCGIWYRSERNLQAHLMYYCASRQSAGSPALEEKPKETYPNERICPFPQCKKSCPSASSLEIHMRSHSGERPFVCLICLSAFTTKANCERHLKVHTDTLNGVCHSCGFISTTRDILYSHLVTNHMICQPGSKGEVYSPGPALPAAKPLTPGLNQTNNASLRKGSLPPFLPEGLPALPQHVVLHGPLPTPPPGPDTVAPPAPPASPPNARAGKVSPPTQPQNGEGPSSSSSSSSSSGEAVRIKEEPAGSPASEAEVPKSGGPTERGGSPSSRTSSPRSLSSAKVKSELASPTPGSSPVPSEPGTGTAGGTVFLPQYVFGHEAAVVPQASEILAKMSELVHSRLKQGHGGAVPPAIYAGTSPAPKGATCFECEITFNNINNYYVHKRLYCSSRHLAEDSPPGVRKLKAPPGAPKGAPTPGTLLSPAAGDGQGTLAGDGDIGRDATPPTAPLEVKTEEGSGKVGSPEVEGVSGRCSEDSQSPSSSAGDEGDEDPSKTLCEACNIRFSRHETYVVHKRFYCASRHDPPLRRPTVPKVPFLPQPLRTRKRRKLYEIHGAAHRPAEPPPAPEPLPAPEPPGAAPSPHASPDTEGPIDLSKKPRRQGELAPAPLLPLADYHECTACRISFHSLDSYLAHKKYQCPATPLQPRTLEHLQKMKGAMAAPLKDRHSPGEGDPEGMRVRVAPAGSPGVPYPSADSLQRHPKGPLSPMGTKGPLSACPYCPLNGAIKGDLLEHFRNAHGLFIAKPAVAGQGVPETPVPGAGRTPEPPLPATSPPRPPAPPLRRDSFNSKEGRDGGGSPRPPASPQPPASPGAPEGPREGARKPPTPPTYTDRGVQTPPAKAVTSPVPNGNHRYCRLCNIKFSSLSTFIAHKKYYCSSHAAEHVK, encoded by the exons GTTCCCTGGCAGCGATGGAGGACGGCGAGGACGGCCCGGTGGGGGAGAAGAGCCCCTCGGAGAGGGAGGGGTCTGCCTCGGACCGCGAGAGCTCTGCCGAGCGCGATGCCTCCAGCCCCCCCGGCAGCGAAG AGTCCAGAGATGCCCCGGAGAGTCCAAAGGAGCCGGAGAAGCCGGATCCCGGAGAAAATTCCCAGGAACCAGACGCCTGGAACGGGCCAG ATGAGCTGGATCTGGCGGCGCAGGACGGGGAGCGGCGGGTGCGAAGCCGCAGGAGCCTCCCCGAGGGTTTCTCCTGGGGACCCTTCCAGGGCAGCATCCACAGCGAGCTGGCATCGCCGGGGCACGGTGACACG AGCCCCCCCGTGACACTGGTGCTGGAGGATGAGAGCTGCTGGTTGTCCCGCCTGCCCCTCGTGCCCGCAGAGCCCGATGCCAACGCCGTCATCTACAGGAAGG ATGAAGCCCTGTGGTGCCGGACGACGCGCGCTCTGCGGGAGGATGAGCCCGTGTGTGCCTTCGTGGTGGCGGAGCCACCAGCCGTCGCCAACCACCATGTGGTGACAGCGGAGCCCAGCGACTCGCCCTATCCGGCTGCGCTGCGCTCGGAcatccagctgctgccacagcaagCGGGCATGGCTGCCATCCTGGCCACCGCCGTGGTCAACA AGGACGTCTTCCCGTGCAAGGACTGCGGGATCTGGTACCGGAGCGAGCGCAACCTGCAAGCCCACCTGATGTACTACTGCGCCAGCCGGCAGAGCGCCGGCTCGCCTGCCCTGGAGGAGAAGCCTAAGGAGACGTACCCCAACGAGCGCATCTGCCCCTTCCCCCAGTGCAAGAAGAGCTGCCCCAGCGCCAGCTCCCTGGAGATCCACATGCGGAGCCACAGCG gAGAGCGGCCGTTCGTCTGCCTGATCTGCCTGTCCGCCTTCACCACGAAAGCCAACTGCGAGCGTCACCTGAAGGTGCACACGGACACCCTGAACG GCGTCTGCCACAGCTGCGGCTTCATCTCCACCACGAGGGACATCCTCTACAGCCACCTTGTCACCAACCACATGATCTGCCAGCCGGGCTCCAAGGGAGAGGTGTACTCACcagggccagccctgcccgccgccaAACCCCTCACCCCCG GGCTGAACCAGACGAACAACGCGTCCCTGCGGAAGGGCAGCCTGCCGCCGTTCCTGCCCGAGGGGCTGCCGGCGCTGCCGCAGCACGTGGTGCTGCACGggcccctgcccaccccaccgCCTGGCCCCGACACCGTGGCCCCCCCCGCACCGCCCGCCTCGCCCCCCAATGCCAGGGCTGGCAAGGTCTCGCCACCCACCCAGCCGCAGAACGGGGAAGGACCATCATCGTCAtcatcctcctcatcctcatccgGCGAGGCCGTCCGCATCAAGGAGGAGCCCGCCGGCAGCCCGGCCAGCGAGGCAGAGGTGCCGAAAAGCGGCGGCCCCACGGAGCGGGgtggcagccccagctcccggACCTCATCCCCCCGCAGCCTGTCCTCGGCCAAGGTCAAGTCTGAGCTCGCCAGCCCCACGCCGGGCTCCAGCCCGGTGCCCAGCGAGCCGGGGACGGGCACGGCCGGCGGCACCGTCTTCCTCCCCCAGTACGTGTTCGGCCATGAAGCTGCGGTGGTGCCGCAGGCGTCCGAGATCCTGGCGAAGATGTCGGAGCTGGTTCACAGCCGGCTGAAGCAGGGCCACGGCGGCGCCGTGCCACCCGCCATCTATGCCGGCACCTCACCGGCACCCAAGGGTGCCACGTGCTTCGAGTGCGAGATCACGTTCAACAACATCAACAACTACTACGTGCACAAGCGGCTCTACTGCTCCAGCCGGCACCTGGCCGAGGACAGCCCCCCCGGGGTGCGCAAGCTCAAAGCCCCGCCCggggcacccaagggtgctcCCACCCCGGGGACACTGCTGTCCCCCGCAGCGGGTGACGGTCAGGGGACACTGGCAGGGGATGGAGACATTGGCCGGGATGCCACGCCGCCGACCGCCCCACTGGAAGTAAAAACAGAGGAGGGAAGCGGCAAAGTGGGGTCCCCCGAAGTGGAGGGGGTGTCAGGGCGGTGCAGCGAGGACAGccagagccccagcagctcGGCGGGGGACGAGGGGGACGAGGACCCCAGCAAGACGCTGTGCGAGGCGTGCAACATCCGCTTCAGCCGCCACGAGACCTACGTGGTGCACAAGCGTTTCTACTGTGCCTCCCGCCACGACCCCCCTCTCCGCCgccccactgtccccaaagtgcccttcctcccccagcccctccgcaCCCGCAAGCGCCGTAAGCTCTATGAGATCCACGGGGCCGCTCACCGCCCCGCCGAACCCCCGCCAGCCCCTGAACCCCTGCCGGCCCCCGAGCCCCCGGGGGCTGCCCCCTCGCCCCACGCCAGCCCGGACACCGAGGGTCCCATCGATCTGAGCAAGAAGCCGCGGCGCCAGGGCGAACTGGCGCCGGCACCGCTGCTGCCCTTGGCCGACTACCACGAGTGCACCGCCTGCCGCATCAGCTTCCATAGCCTCGACTCCTACCTGGCCCACAAGAAGTACCAGTGCCCGGCCACCCCCCTGCAGCCCCGCACCCTCGAGCACCTCCAGAAGATGAAGGGGGCCATGGCCGCCCCCCTCAAGGACCGGCACAGCCCCGGCGAGGGGGACCCCGAAGGCATGCGGGTGAGGGTGGCTCCGGCGGGGAGCCCCGGCGTCCCCTACCCCAGTGCGGACTCACTGCAGCGTCACCCCAAAGGTCCCCTGTCGCCCATGGGGACCAAGGGACCTCTCTCCGCTTGTCCCTACTGTCCCCTCAACGGGGCCATCAAGGGCGACCTCCTCGAGCACTTCCGTAACGCCCACGGGCTCTTCATAGCCAAGCCGGCGGTGGCCGGGCAGGGTGTCCCTGAAACCCCGGTGCCCGGTGCTGGCAGGACGCCCGAACCCCCGCTCCCCGCCACGTcacccccccgcccgcccgcccccccgctCCGCCGGGACAGCTTCAACAGCAAGGAGGGGCGGGATGGCGgcggcagcccccggccccccgcaTCGCC